The following are from one region of the Staphylococcus schleiferi genome:
- a CDS encoding 16S rRNA (uracil(1498)-N(3))-methyltransferase, producing MQRYFIHKNAELHQRFFITDKNDIHHIKNVMRLSVGDEIIVNFLDAQTFRCKIIEISDSDISIECLARVDIASELPISITICSGLIKGDKYEWLLQKATELGASAFITTQMDQSIVKLNKQKADKKVERWKKIVKEAAEQSYRQIIPEVNFTSNLKDIYGMINQYDCVLMAYEASAKENERAFFKTKIQQLKPGARVLMLFGPEGGFSDEEVAAFEKVATCIGLGPRILRAETAPLYALSAISYEIELMG from the coding sequence ATGCAAAGATACTTTATTCATAAAAACGCTGAACTTCATCAGCGTTTTTTTATCACAGATAAAAATGATATACACCATATTAAAAATGTCATGCGTTTATCAGTAGGCGATGAGATTATCGTTAATTTTTTAGACGCTCAAACTTTCCGCTGTAAAATTATAGAAATATCTGATAGCGACATTTCAATCGAATGTCTGGCACGAGTCGATATAGCGAGTGAATTGCCTATTTCTATCACTATTTGTAGCGGTCTTATTAAAGGCGATAAATATGAGTGGTTGCTACAAAAAGCAACTGAGCTTGGTGCAAGTGCGTTCATCACAACTCAAATGGACCAATCTATTGTTAAATTAAATAAGCAAAAAGCCGATAAAAAAGTTGAACGTTGGAAAAAAATCGTTAAAGAAGCAGCTGAACAAAGCTATCGTCAAATCATCCCTGAAGTTAACTTTACCTCGAATTTAAAAGACATTTATGGTATGATAAATCAATATGATTGTGTGCTTATGGCTTATGAGGCATCTGCAAAAGAAAATGAACGGGCATTTTTTAAGACTAAGATTCAACAATTAAAGCCAGGTGCTCGTGTCTTAATGCTATTTGGTCCTGAAGGTGGCTTTTCTGATGAAGAGGTGGCAGCTTTTGAAAAAGTTGCAACTTGTATTGGTTTAGGCCCAAGAATTTTACGTGCTGAAACCGCACCACTATATGCACTAAGTGCCATAAGTTATGAAATAGAATTGATGGGGTGA
- a CDS encoding NfeD family protein, which translates to MIDKVTNQSGFEQIGSWLTTQSISLVLTCLVFLGFLYQLYSRKINFAGIIALFALLLIFLGFIIEGSLSVITIMLFTIGAILVIIELFVFGAVLGIIGMILIIISLITMGNDLPMMLLNVIVALILTLIEWVILVKFFKKSISIFDKVVLKDSTNKESGYTSHNDRSDLVGKKAITYTDLRPSGIILYNHERIDAVSEGSFINKDSEVTIIEVEGTRVVVREN; encoded by the coding sequence ATGATTGATAAGGTAACAAATCAAAGTGGCTTTGAGCAAATTGGCTCATGGTTAACCACGCAAAGTATTTCGTTAGTACTAACCTGTCTAGTCTTTCTTGGTTTTTTATATCAACTTTATTCTCGAAAAATTAATTTTGCTGGTATTATTGCCTTGTTCGCTTTATTACTTATATTTTTAGGTTTCATCATAGAAGGCAGTTTATCTGTGATTACGATTATGTTATTTACAATTGGTGCTATTTTAGTAATCATAGAACTATTTGTTTTTGGTGCAGTTCTAGGTATTATTGGTATGATTTTAATCATTATCAGCTTGATTACCATGGGTAATGATTTACCAATGATGCTACTTAATGTTATCGTTGCACTAATTTTGACATTAATTGAATGGGTGATTTTAGTGAAATTCTTTAAAAAGAGTATTTCTATCTTTGATAAGGTTGTTTTAAAAGATTCAACGAATAAAGAATCTGGCTATACTTCTCACAATGATCGATCAGACTTAGTGGGCAAGAAAGCCATCACGTATACCGATTTGAGACCTTCAGGAATTATTTTATACAATCATGAGCGTATTGATGCTGTTTCAGAAGGCTCTTTTATCAATAAAGATTCTGAAGTCACAATTATCGAAGTCGAAGGTACACGTGTTGTAGTAAGAGAAAACTAA
- the prmA gene encoding 50S ribosomal protein L11 methyltransferase gives MTWIELSVTVNQDAEAVVTEILQEAGSSGVAIEDSGELSKEREDRFGEIFELNPEDYPERHMIIKAYFNDFQYDETLKENIKSQFTHAPLIDQSILALSEKTIQESDWENEWKNYFHPFQASNRFYIVPSWESVDRTSDHLYIELDPGMAFGTGDHPTTSMCLSALETTIQPEHRVIDVGTGSGILSIASYLLGAKAIKAIDLDEMAVKVAQENFEKNHCLDTIQTGTGNLLVNETEQYDVIIANILAHIIEKMITDAYARLNPNGYFIASGIIEEKRDEIQAQMKAAGFTIINTELQEGWVCIIARKEI, from the coding sequence ATGACATGGATTGAACTTTCTGTAACCGTAAACCAAGACGCAGAAGCCGTTGTTACTGAAATTCTTCAAGAAGCCGGTTCAAGTGGTGTTGCGATTGAAGATTCGGGAGAGCTTTCAAAAGAACGTGAAGATCGATTCGGAGAGATTTTTGAACTGAATCCAGAAGACTACCCTGAGAGACACATGATTATTAAAGCCTATTTTAATGATTTTCAATATGATGAAACTTTAAAAGAAAATATTAAATCACAATTTACGCATGCGCCTTTAATTGATCAATCCATCCTAGCTTTAAGTGAAAAGACTATTCAGGAATCAGATTGGGAGAATGAGTGGAAAAACTATTTTCACCCATTTCAAGCTTCAAATCGTTTCTATATAGTGCCGAGTTGGGAGTCAGTAGACCGTACATCTGATCATCTTTATATTGAGTTAGACCCAGGTATGGCATTTGGTACAGGTGATCACCCAACGACAAGTATGTGCTTAAGTGCTTTAGAGACAACAATACAACCTGAACATCGCGTTATAGATGTGGGCACAGGGTCTGGTATTTTAAGTATCGCCTCTTATTTACTTGGTGCTAAAGCGATTAAAGCCATTGATTTAGATGAAATGGCTGTAAAAGTTGCACAAGAAAATTTCGAAAAAAATCATTGTCTTGACACTATACAAACAGGCACAGGCAACTTATTGGTCAATGAGACAGAACAATATGACGTTATCATTGCTAATATATTGGCACATATTATCGAAAAAATGATTACAGACGCTTATGCGCGATTGAATCCTAACGGTTATTTCATTGCATCTGGTATTATTGAAGAAAAGCGTGATGAAATACAAGCGCAAATGAAAGCAGCTGGTTTTACAATTATTAACACTGAGTTGCAAGAAGGTTGGGTTTGCATTATAGCGCGTAAGGAGATTTAA
- the floA gene encoding flotillin-like protein FloA (flotillin-like protein involved in membrane lipid rafts), translated as MLTTGFISFIIIAALIIVALIILFSFVPVGLWISALAAGVKVGIGTLVGMRLRRVSPRKVIGPLIKAHKAGLHLTTNQLESHYLAGGNVDRVVDANIAAQRADINLPFERGAAIDLAGRDVLQAVQMSVNPKVIETPFIAGVAMNGIEVKAKARITVRANISRLVGGAGEDTIIARVGEGIVSTIGSSEHHTQVLENPDNISKTVLSKGLDSGTAFEILSIDIADVDISKNIGADLQTEQAIADKNIAQAKAEERRAMAVAQEQEMKARVQEMHAKVVEAEAEVPLALAEALRSGNLGVKDYYNLKNIEADTGMREAINKSTQNNDNSTSEH; from the coding sequence ATGTTAACAACTGGATTTATATCATTTATTATCATCGCTGCACTTATCATTGTCGCACTTATCATATTATTCTCATTTGTACCAGTAGGATTATGGATATCTGCACTTGCAGCTGGTGTTAAAGTCGGCATTGGCACTTTAGTTGGGATGCGCTTACGTCGTGTATCACCACGTAAAGTCATTGGTCCATTAATCAAAGCGCATAAAGCCGGTTTACACCTTACAACAAACCAACTTGAATCACACTATCTAGCTGGAGGTAATGTAGACCGCGTTGTTGATGCCAATATTGCTGCTCAACGTGCTGACATCAATTTACCATTTGAACGTGGTGCTGCTATCGACTTAGCAGGCCGCGACGTTTTACAAGCGGTCCAAATGTCTGTAAACCCTAAAGTTATTGAAACACCATTTATCGCAGGTGTGGCAATGAACGGGATTGAAGTAAAAGCGAAAGCACGTATTACAGTACGTGCAAATATTTCACGCTTAGTCGGTGGTGCTGGAGAAGACACAATTATCGCACGTGTCGGTGAAGGTATCGTTTCAACGATTGGTTCAAGTGAGCACCATACGCAAGTTTTAGAAAACCCTGATAATATTTCTAAAACAGTGTTAAGTAAAGGTCTTGACTCTGGAACAGCATTTGAAATTTTATCAATTGATATTGCTGATGTTGATATTAGCAAAAATATCGGTGCAGACTTACAAACTGAACAAGCTATTGCTGATAAAAATATTGCACAAGCAAAAGCAGAGGAACGCCGTGCGATGGCTGTTGCCCAAGAACAGGAAATGAAAGCACGCGTACAAGAAATGCATGCGAAGGTAGTAGAAGCGGAAGCAGAAGTTCCACTTGCATTAGCCGAAGCTTTACGTTCAGGAAATTTAGGTGTCAAAGATTATTACAATCTTAAAAATATAGAAGCTGATACAGGTATGAGAGAAGCGATTAATAAAAGCACTCAAAATAACGATAACTCTACATCAGAACATTAA
- the rpsU gene encoding 30S ribosomal protein S21, which translates to MSKTVVRKNESLEDALRRFKRSVSKSGTIQEVRKREFYEKPSVKRKKKSEAARKRKFR; encoded by the coding sequence ATGTCTAAAACAGTAGTCCGCAAAAATGAATCATTAGAAGATGCTTTACGTCGTTTTAAACGCTCAGTTTCTAAAAGCGGTACAATTCAAGAAGTTCGCAAACGCGAATTCTATGAAAAACCAAGCGTAAAACGTAAAAAGAAATCTGAAGCTGCTCGTAAACGTAAATTCAGATAA
- a CDS encoding PhoH family protein, giving the protein MPGIIQIDDINQAQALLGNNDEHIKLIEDAFDVVIHARGQEVAVKGEKLDAVTEAESVLINLLKVIEQGASVTVKDVQAAIKMAKNGQIEHLIDLYEEEITKDAFGKTIRAKTMGQRMYIHAMKKNDLVFGIGPAGTGKTFLAVVYAAKALRAGQVKRLVLTRPAVEAGESLGFLPGDLKEKVDPYLRPLYDGLNTVLGVEQTARFIERGIIEIAPLAYMRGRTLDDAFVILDEAQNTTHAQMKMFLTRLGFGSKMVVTGDKTQIDLPKGVKSGLIEAEQRLKNIKGLSIQHLDQADVVRHPLVGRIISRYEED; this is encoded by the coding sequence ATGCCTGGAATTATTCAGATTGACGATATCAATCAAGCACAAGCTTTATTAGGGAATAATGATGAACATATTAAACTAATTGAAGATGCGTTTGATGTCGTCATACATGCAAGAGGACAAGAAGTAGCAGTCAAAGGTGAAAAGCTGGATGCTGTTACTGAAGCGGAATCTGTACTCATCAACTTACTTAAAGTGATTGAGCAAGGTGCATCAGTTACGGTTAAAGATGTACAAGCAGCAATCAAAATGGCAAAGAATGGACAAATCGAACATCTTATCGATTTATACGAAGAAGAAATCACTAAAGATGCATTTGGAAAAACCATTCGTGCCAAAACGATGGGGCAACGTATGTATATTCATGCAATGAAAAAGAATGACTTAGTTTTTGGTATTGGTCCTGCCGGTACTGGGAAGACATTTTTAGCAGTTGTTTATGCCGCAAAAGCTTTGCGTGCTGGCCAAGTTAAAAGGCTTGTACTTACTCGTCCAGCCGTAGAGGCAGGGGAATCTCTGGGGTTTTTACCTGGCGATTTAAAAGAAAAGGTGGATCCTTACCTCCGTCCTTTATATGATGGTCTGAATACAGTTCTTGGTGTTGAGCAAACCGCACGCTTTATCGAAAGAGGTATCATCGAAATTGCACCTTTAGCTTATATGAGAGGGAGAACGTTAGATGATGCATTTGTCATATTAGATGAAGCGCAGAATACAACACACGCTCAGATGAAGATGTTTTTAACACGACTTGGTTTCGGCTCGAAAATGGTTGTAACTGGAGATAAAACACAAATCGACTTACCTAAAGGCGTCAAAAGCGGCTTAATAGAAGCAGAACAAAGACTGAAAAATATTAAAGGGCTATCAATTCAACATTTAGATCAAGCTGATGTTGTTCGCCATCCTTTAGTTGGAAGAATAATCAGTCGATACGAGGAGGATTAA
- the hemW gene encoding radical SAM family heme chaperone HemW produces MTVKSAYIHIPFCVKICTYCDFNKYFIQNQPVDAYLQCLREEIKQSNASTLETLFVGGGTPTALSVEQLTYLLETIQQQFKISGEYTFEANPDELTAEKVALLKSYGVNRLSLGVQTFDDDLLKTLGRSHQKSDIYQAIENARYYDIPSISLDLMYHLPGQTLKQFQTSLDEALSLNIDHLSSYGLILEPQTQFYNQYRKGKLKLPNEDIGAEMYHFLMNRIKKSELHQYEISNFAKANHESAHNKVYWKNESYYGFGAGASGYIDGIRYTNVNPVNHYIKKVNQGLKPRLSETEPTEQEQIEEEMFLGLRMNQGVNKDTFQMKYQRRLEDIYSKEILKLEKQGLIENSPTEIKLTDKGRIVGNEVFEAFIQV; encoded by the coding sequence ATGACAGTGAAAAGTGCATATATTCATATTCCTTTTTGCGTTAAAATCTGTACTTATTGTGATTTCAATAAATATTTCATTCAAAATCAACCAGTTGATGCTTATTTACAATGCTTAAGAGAGGAAATAAAGCAATCAAATGCTTCTACTTTGGAGACATTGTTTGTGGGCGGAGGGACCCCTACAGCTTTGTCAGTAGAGCAACTCACATACCTATTAGAAACGATTCAACAACAATTTAAAATTTCAGGAGAATACACTTTTGAGGCTAACCCAGATGAATTAACGGCTGAAAAAGTAGCTTTACTCAAATCATATGGGGTAAATCGTTTGTCACTTGGTGTCCAAACGTTTGATGATGATTTACTCAAAACTTTAGGGCGTAGTCATCAAAAATCCGATATTTATCAAGCAATTGAAAATGCAAGATATTATGACATTCCATCTATTAGTTTAGATTTGATGTATCATTTGCCGGGTCAAACTTTAAAACAATTTCAAACTAGTCTTGATGAAGCTTTATCTTTAAATATAGATCATTTATCAAGTTATGGACTTATTTTAGAACCTCAGACCCAATTTTATAACCAATATCGAAAAGGAAAGTTAAAGCTACCTAATGAAGATATTGGTGCTGAAATGTATCATTTCTTAATGAATCGAATCAAAAAAAGTGAATTACACCAATATGAAATCTCTAATTTCGCAAAAGCCAATCATGAATCTGCACATAATAAAGTTTATTGGAAAAATGAAAGTTATTATGGGTTTGGTGCTGGCGCAAGTGGCTATATTGACGGGATTAGATATACAAATGTAAATCCCGTTAATCATTATATTAAAAAAGTCAACCAAGGTTTGAAACCAAGGTTATCTGAAACAGAACCGACTGAACAAGAACAGATTGAGGAAGAAATGTTTTTAGGACTTAGAATGAACCAAGGTGTCAATAAAGATACATTCCAAATGAAATATCAACGGCGGTTAGAAGACATATATTCTAAAGAAATTTTAAAGCTGGAAAAACAAGGACTCATCGAAAATTCACCTACGGAAATAAAGCTTACAGATAAAGGACGAATAGTAGGAAATGAAGTCTTTGAAGCATTTATACAAGTGTAA
- the hrcA gene encoding heat-inducible transcriptional repressor HrcA, whose translation MITRRQLSILNAIVEDYVELGQPIGSNTLIRRHNVDVSPATIRNDMKSLEENDLIKKTHFSSGRVPSEQGFRLYANRLLEASLNSDEQSHLSLHEMFVNHHYDISSTLDNFAKVFSNQTHYTTLVIGPDHSKSTILDLHLMKVNPHHLIVVLVYKTGHVKHLHVSTQQTIDDQSIIKVSNYLSQSIHTFLNDGQNHHFEMYRMLGFDDKEINLIMHIYQLIEQYNKDESSHVYLGGKHQLIEGLNESNVASIQPILKYIESEQITEFIHKISNHPINIRIGTEIENNLHGVAILTSPYQIEKDLNGYIAVIGPTAMRYQNVIQLLSRIS comes from the coding sequence ATGATTACACGAAGACAATTAAGCATTTTAAATGCGATTGTTGAAGATTATGTTGAATTAGGACAACCAATCGGTTCTAATACACTAATACGAAGACATAATGTTGATGTTAGTCCTGCGACAATTAGGAACGACATGAAGTCTTTAGAAGAAAATGATTTAATTAAAAAAACACATTTTTCTTCTGGGCGTGTGCCCTCTGAACAAGGGTTTAGGCTATATGCGAATCGATTGTTAGAGGCGTCATTAAATTCAGATGAGCAAAGTCATCTCAGTTTACATGAAATGTTTGTCAATCATCATTATGATATTTCATCTACATTAGATAACTTTGCAAAAGTGTTTTCAAATCAAACACATTACACAACTCTTGTAATAGGACCTGATCATTCAAAGTCCACCATTTTAGATTTACATTTAATGAAGGTAAACCCTCATCATTTAATTGTCGTACTGGTTTATAAAACTGGACATGTAAAACATTTGCATGTTTCCACACAGCAAACCATTGATGATCAATCTATTATTAAAGTTTCAAATTATCTTTCTCAAAGTATTCATACATTTCTCAACGATGGCCAAAATCATCATTTTGAAATGTATCGTATGTTAGGCTTTGATGATAAAGAAATAAACTTAATCATGCATATTTATCAGTTAATTGAACAATACAATAAAGACGAATCATCTCATGTCTATTTAGGTGGCAAACATCAATTAATTGAGGGGTTAAATGAATCAAATGTTGCATCCATTCAACCTATCTTGAAGTATATTGAGTCTGAGCAGATTACAGAATTTATTCATAAAATTTCTAATCATCCAATCAATATACGCATTGGTACTGAAATTGAGAACAATTTGCATGGTGTAGCCATTCTTACCAGTCCATATCAAATCGAAAAAGATTTGAATGGTTATATTGCTGTTATTGGTCCTACAGCAATGCGTTATCAAAACGTGATACAATTGCTTAGTCGAATATCATAA
- the dnaK gene encoding molecular chaperone DnaK, producing the protein MSKVIGIDLGTTNSCVSVLEGDEPKVIQNPEGARTTPSVVAFKGGETQVGEVAKRQAITNPNTIQSIKRYMGTDHKENIDGKDYTPQEISAMILQNLKSTAESYLGEKVEKAVITVPAYFNDAERQATKDAGKIAGLEVERIINEPTAAALAYGLDKTEKDEKVLVFDLGGGTFDVSILELGDGVFEVLATAGDNKLGGDDFDQVIIDYLVQQFKSENGVDLSQDKMALQRLKDAAEKAKKDLSGVSSTQISLPFISAGESGPLHLETTLTRAKFEELADSLVQKTMGPTRQAMQDAGLSKADIDEVILVGGSTRIPAVQEAIKKEIGKEPNKGVNPDEVVAMGAAIQGGVITGDVKDVVLLDVTPLSLGIEIMGGRMNTLIERNTTIPTSKSQVYSTAADNQPAVDIHVLQGERPMASDNKTLGRFQLTDIPPAPRGVPQIEVTFDIDKNGIVNVTAKDLGTNKEQNITIESSSALSDEEIDRMVKDAEQNAEADKKRREEVDLRNEADQLVFQVDKTLKDLGENVSEDDKKDAEAKKDELKTALEGNDIEDIKAKKEALEQVVQQLSMKVYEQAQQQAQASQGNASQQGSTVEDGEFKEVNDDDQSQK; encoded by the coding sequence ATGAGTAAAGTTATTGGAATTGATTTAGGTACTACTAACTCTTGTGTATCAGTTTTAGAGGGAGACGAACCAAAAGTAATTCAAAACCCTGAAGGCGCACGTACAACACCATCTGTTGTTGCTTTTAAAGGTGGAGAAACACAAGTTGGTGAAGTTGCTAAACGTCAAGCAATTACAAACCCAAATACAATTCAATCTATTAAACGTTATATGGGTACTGATCACAAAGAAAATATCGATGGCAAAGATTATACACCACAAGAAATTTCAGCAATGATTTTACAAAATCTAAAAAGTACTGCTGAAAGCTATTTAGGCGAAAAAGTAGAAAAAGCTGTTATTACAGTACCTGCTTACTTCAATGATGCTGAACGTCAAGCAACTAAAGATGCTGGTAAAATTGCTGGATTAGAAGTTGAACGTATTATTAACGAGCCTACAGCTGCAGCATTAGCTTATGGTTTAGATAAAACAGAAAAAGATGAAAAAGTTTTAGTATTTGACTTAGGTGGCGGAACATTTGACGTTTCTATCTTAGAATTAGGTGACGGTGTGTTCGAAGTACTTGCTACTGCAGGTGACAATAAACTTGGTGGGGACGACTTTGACCAAGTCATTATTGATTATCTTGTTCAACAATTCAAATCTGAAAACGGTGTAGATTTATCTCAAGATAAAATGGCATTACAACGTTTAAAAGATGCAGCTGAAAAAGCGAAAAAAGATTTATCTGGCGTTTCTTCAACACAAATTTCACTTCCATTTATTTCTGCAGGAGAATCTGGACCGTTACACTTAGAAACAACATTGACACGTGCTAAATTTGAAGAATTAGCAGATTCACTTGTTCAAAAAACAATGGGTCCAACACGTCAAGCAATGCAAGATGCTGGTCTTTCAAAAGCTGATATTGATGAAGTTATCTTAGTAGGTGGTTCTACACGTATCCCAGCAGTACAAGAAGCAATCAAAAAAGAAATTGGTAAAGAACCAAACAAAGGTGTTAACCCTGATGAAGTTGTAGCTATGGGGGCTGCAATTCAAGGCGGTGTCATTACTGGTGACGTTAAAGATGTTGTACTTCTAGACGTTACGCCACTTTCACTTGGTATTGAAATCATGGGTGGCCGTATGAACACTTTAATTGAACGTAACACAACAATTCCAACATCAAAATCTCAAGTTTATTCTACTGCCGCTGACAATCAACCTGCTGTAGACATTCATGTGTTACAAGGTGAACGTCCGATGGCATCTGACAACAAAACATTAGGTCGCTTCCAATTAACTGACATTCCACCAGCACCACGTGGCGTACCTCAAATTGAAGTTACTTTTGATATTGATAAAAACGGTATCGTAAACGTAACTGCTAAAGATTTAGGTACAAATAAAGAGCAAAACATTACAATCGAATCTTCTTCAGCGTTATCAGATGAAGAAATCGATCGTATGGTTAAAGATGCAGAACAAAATGCTGAAGCTGACAAAAAACGTCGTGAAGAAGTAGATTTAAGAAATGAAGCAGATCAACTTGTATTCCAAGTAGATAAAACATTAAAAGACTTAGGTGAAAACGTAAGCGAAGATGATAAAAAAGATGCTGAAGCGAAAAAAGACGAGCTTAAAACTGCTTTAGAAGGTAACGATATCGAAGACATTAAAGCGAAAAAAGAAGCTTTAGAACAAGTTGTACAACAACTATCTATGAAAGTATATGAGCAAGCACAACAACAAGCTCAAGCAAGTCAAGGCAATGCATCTCAACAAGGAAGCACAGTTGAAGACGGCGAATTTAAAGAAGTAAATGACGACGATCAATCACAAAAATAG
- the grpE gene encoding nucleotide exchange factor GrpE, which translates to MSEEKDIRDNEEKIEQEQNENLSSEPVEDVQTENESSSEISEETETVDPKDEEIASLKSKLDEKEEQYLRLYAEFENYKRRIQNEAQIQKKYQAQSVLTDVLPALDNFERALKIEGNDESFNSLKKGVEMVYDSLTKALEDNGLERIKTEGEQFDPNYHQAVIQDDHPDYESGQITEELQPGYKLNDRVLRASMVKVNQ; encoded by the coding sequence ATGTCAGAGGAAAAAGACATTCGTGATAACGAAGAAAAAATTGAACAGGAACAGAACGAAAATTTATCTTCTGAACCTGTAGAAGATGTTCAAACTGAAAATGAAAGTAGTTCAGAAATTAGCGAAGAGACTGAAACTGTAGATCCAAAAGATGAAGAAATTGCATCTTTAAAATCTAAGCTAGATGAAAAAGAAGAACAGTATCTTCGTTTGTATGCTGAATTTGAAAATTATAAACGACGTATTCAAAATGAAGCACAAATTCAAAAGAAATATCAAGCTCAAAGTGTACTTACTGATGTATTGCCTGCATTAGATAATTTTGAGCGCGCTTTAAAAATAGAAGGTAATGATGAATCATTCAATTCACTTAAAAAAGGTGTAGAAATGGTTTATGATAGCCTTACTAAAGCACTTGAGGATAACGGATTAGAACGTATCAAAACAGAAGGCGAACAATTTGATCCGAACTATCATCAAGCTGTAATTCAAGATGATCATCCTGATTATGAATCTGGACAAATCACAGAAGAGTTACAACCAGGTTATAAATTGAATGACAGAGTATTACGTGCTTCAATGGTAAAAGTAAATCAATAA
- the mtaB gene encoding tRNA (N(6)-L-threonylcarbamoyladenosine(37)-C(2))-methylthiotransferase MtaB has translation MSTVAFHTLGCKVNHYETEAIWQLFKEENYERVDFEQNADVFVINTCTVTNTGDKKSRQVIRRAIRRNPEAVVCVTGCYAQTSSAEIMEIPGVDIVVGTQDRHKLLGYINEYQKERQPINGVSNIMKNRTYEELDVPYFTDRTRASLKIQEGCNNFCTFCIIPWARGLMRSRDPKKVIEQATQLVNSGYKEIVLTGIHTGGYGQDLKDYNLAQLLRDLETVDGLERIRISSIEASQLTDEVIEVLKQSHKVVRHLHVPLQSGSDSVLKRMRRKYSMSHFSERIQKLHEALPGLAVTSDVIVGFPGETEAEFQETYDFIVNHHFSELHVFPYSPRIGTPAARMDDQIDEEIKNERVHKLIELSNQLAKTYASQFENDVLEVIPEEKGSHNNVLVGYADNYMKVEFEGDTSLIGQICKVKITKAGYPINQGSLLRVVTHASNASEHEHVLI, from the coding sequence ATGAGTACAGTTGCTTTTCACACATTAGGTTGTAAAGTAAACCACTACGAGACAGAAGCAATTTGGCAATTATTCAAAGAAGAAAACTATGAACGTGTTGATTTTGAACAAAATGCAGACGTTTTTGTTATTAATACATGTACTGTAACAAATACAGGCGATAAAAAAAGTAGACAAGTGATTCGTCGTGCCATTCGACGTAATCCAGAAGCTGTCGTGTGTGTGACAGGATGTTATGCACAAACTTCTTCTGCTGAAATTATGGAAATTCCTGGTGTTGACATTGTTGTAGGTACGCAAGACAGACATAAATTACTTGGTTATATCAACGAATACCAAAAAGAACGCCAACCTATTAATGGCGTAAGTAATATTATGAAAAATCGCACTTATGAAGAATTAGATGTCCCATATTTTACAGACCGCACACGTGCATCTTTAAAGATTCAAGAAGGATGCAATAATTTCTGTACTTTCTGTATCATACCGTGGGCACGGGGCTTAATGCGTTCTAGAGATCCTAAAAAAGTTATTGAACAAGCAACACAGCTTGTTAATTCCGGTTATAAAGAAATTGTTTTAACTGGTATTCATACAGGAGGTTATGGACAAGACTTAAAAGATTATAACCTCGCACAATTGCTTAGAGATCTTGAAACTGTAGATGGGCTTGAACGTATTCGAATCTCCTCTATAGAAGCAAGTCAGCTGACTGATGAAGTAATAGAAGTATTAAAACAGTCACATAAAGTGGTAAGACACTTGCACGTGCCACTTCAATCTGGTTCAGATAGTGTATTAAAACGCATGCGTCGTAAATATTCTATGTCTCATTTTTCTGAACGTATTCAAAAATTACACGAAGCACTACCAGGCTTAGCTGTAACAAGTGATGTTATTGTTGGTTTCCCAGGTGAAACGGAAGCAGAGTTCCAAGAAACTTATGATTTTATTGTTAATCATCATTTCTCTGAACTACATGTATTCCCATATTCCCCAAGAATTGGGACACCTGCAGCACGCATGGACGATCAAATAGATGAAGAAATCAAAAACGAACGTGTTCATAAGTTAATCGAATTGAGTAATCAACTCGCAAAAACGTATGCTTCTCAATTTGAAAATGACGTATTAGAAGTAATCCCTGAAGAAAAAGGGTCACACAACAATGTATTGGTAGGTTATGCTGATAATTATATGAAAGTTGAATTTGAAGGCGATACTTCTTTAATTGGCCAAATTTGTAAGGTTAAAATTACAAAGGCTGGATATCCTATTAATCAAGGTTCTTTATTACGTGTGGTTACGCATGCTTCAAACGCTTCTGAACACGAGCATGTGCTTATATAA